One stretch of Pararhizobium qamdonense DNA includes these proteins:
- the phnN gene encoding phosphonate metabolism protein/1,5-bisphosphokinase (PRPP-forming) PhnN — MHGQGQTGAIVVVVGPSGAGKDSVIGFVAQHFADRKDIDFVRRIITRPSDAGGEDHESISGEDFDSRLSAGDFAVAWQAHGLKYGIPQDALEKVRAGRILIANGSRAVLGQFRQAFPRVAIVNITASPQVLASRLVARGRESEQDILNRLKRQVPDIFDEPDVTTIDNSGPLEIAGSRFAALVTQLHGSAG; from the coding sequence ATGCACGGGCAAGGTCAGACAGGCGCGATCGTCGTGGTGGTCGGCCCGAGCGGCGCTGGCAAGGACAGCGTCATCGGTTTTGTCGCGCAGCATTTTGCCGATCGCAAGGATATCGATTTCGTCCGCCGCATCATCACCCGTCCGTCGGACGCGGGCGGCGAGGATCACGAGAGCATTTCCGGCGAGGATTTCGATAGCCGGCTATCGGCTGGAGATTTCGCCGTCGCCTGGCAGGCGCATGGATTGAAATACGGAATTCCGCAGGATGCGCTGGAAAAGGTGCGGGCGGGCAGGATCCTGATCGCCAATGGAAGCCGGGCCGTCCTCGGCCAGTTCCGGCAGGCCTTTCCAAGGGTTGCGATCGTCAACATCACGGCCTCGCCGCAGGTCCTGGCAAGCCGCCTTGTGGCCCGTGGGCGCGAGAGCGAGCAGGATATCCTCAACCGGCTGAAGCGCCAGGTGCCGGATATTTTCGACGAGCCCGATGTGACGACGATTGACAATAGTGGGCCGCTCGAGATTGCGGGCTCGCGCTTTGCCGCGCTGGTCACGCAGTTGCACGGATCCGCGGGCTGA
- the phnE gene encoding phosphonate ABC transporter, permease protein PhnE, producing MTAISKQNNGGLGPAASLVMQHYQQQLRTRRIYTIISAVVFFIVLCASLKFANDANAGKFFDRLPYFFDFILNFVPNSPLEIIRAMFDLPSPYADGSLKYNYTIDRVYLTNGFYIPHYFYQLAITINIALVSTIVGAALAFLLCFFASTNLIGSRVTRWVVRRIMEVMRAFPEIVIAGLLTAILSIGPIAAIIAITVHTIGALGKLFFEVVENADMKPEEGLRATGANWFERVRFAIVPQVMPNFVSYALLRAEINVRASTIIGAVGGGGIGEVFRLAIGRDHAAQTYAIIILLLISIIIIDQFSGWLRHRLTGHQSFEFGRGAA from the coding sequence ATGACGGCGATCAGCAAACAGAACAATGGCGGGCTCGGTCCGGCCGCATCCCTGGTGATGCAGCATTATCAGCAGCAGTTGCGCACCCGCCGCATCTATACGATCATTTCGGCCGTGGTGTTCTTCATCGTGCTGTGCGCATCGCTGAAATTCGCCAATGACGCGAATGCCGGCAAGTTTTTCGATCGCCTGCCGTATTTCTTCGATTTCATCCTGAATTTCGTGCCGAACAGCCCGCTGGAAATTATCCGCGCGATGTTCGATCTGCCGTCGCCCTATGCCGACGGATCGCTGAAATACAATTACACGATCGACCGGGTCTATCTGACCAACGGCTTCTATATTCCCCATTACTTCTATCAGCTGGCAATCACCATCAATATCGCGCTGGTTTCGACCATTGTCGGCGCGGCGCTGGCATTCCTTCTGTGTTTCTTCGCCTCGACGAACCTCATCGGCTCGCGCGTAACGCGCTGGGTCGTTCGGCGCATCATGGAAGTGATGCGCGCCTTTCCTGAAATCGTGATTGCCGGATTGCTGACCGCCATTCTCTCGATCGGGCCGATCGCCGCCATCATCGCGATCACAGTCCATACGATCGGCGCGCTCGGCAAGCTGTTCTTCGAAGTGGTCGAGAATGCCGACATGAAGCCGGAAGAGGGGCTGCGTGCCACCGGCGCCAACTGGTTCGAGCGGGTGCGTTTTGCCATCGTGCCGCAGGTCATGCCCAATTTCGTGTCCTATGCGCTGTTGCGCGCCGAAATCAACGTGCGCGCCTCGACCATCATCGGCGCTGTCGGCGGCGGTGGTATCGGCGAGGTCTTCCGGCTGGCGATCGGCCGTGATCATGCGGCCCAGACCTATGCGATCATCATTCTTCTCTTGATCAGCATCATCATCATCGACCAGTTTTCGGGTTGGCTGCGCCACCGGCTGACCGGTCACCAGTCTTTTGAATTCGGCAGAGGAGCGGCCTGA
- a CDS encoding fasciclin domain-containing protein, with amino-acid sequence MWSSFAKTASLTVLAAGIAGSVFANPMVGGAPMYENKNIVENAVNSKDHTTLVAAVKAAGLVDTLAGPGPFTVFAPVNSAFDKLPAGTVDTLLKPENKAQLTKVLTEHVVSGKLSTATLMKRIKANGGKYNMTAVSGDHLTAVMRGKGIYIIDESGGASKITVADVNQSNGVIQVVNKVLLPK; translated from the coding sequence ATGTGGTCTTCATTCGCCAAAACAGCATCACTGACAGTGCTGGCCGCCGGCATCGCCGGTAGCGTTTTCGCCAACCCGATGGTGGGTGGCGCTCCGATGTATGAAAACAAGAACATCGTCGAGAATGCCGTCAATTCCAAGGATCACACCACGCTGGTGGCTGCGGTCAAGGCTGCTGGCCTTGTCGATACGCTGGCGGGTCCAGGTCCCTTCACAGTCTTTGCACCGGTCAATTCCGCTTTCGACAAACTGCCGGCCGGCACGGTCGATACGCTGCTGAAGCCTGAAAACAAGGCGCAGCTGACCAAGGTTCTGACGGAGCATGTCGTCTCCGGCAAGCTCTCGACCGCAACCCTGATGAAGCGTATCAAGGCGAATGGCGGCAAATATAACATGACTGCCGTGAGCGGCGATCATCTGACGGCCGTCATGCGCGGCAAGGGCATCTACATCATCGACGAAAGCGGCGGCGCCTCGAAGATCACCGTTGCCGACGTCAACCAGTCGAATGGCGTGATCCAGGTCGTCAACAAGGTGTTGCTGCCGAAGTAA
- the phnD gene encoding phosphonate ABC transporter substrate-binding protein, with amino-acid sequence MLKKALLAAVALSVIAGSAMAQDVKVLRIGLDGSENEADQIRNTQCVADGLKAATGVPEVQIFPSPDYNGVIQGLLGGTIDIASMGASSYAAIELQKPDAVDPILTYTGSDGSSGYYSIMVARKDSGIKTLADLKGKKLGFADPDSTSGYLVPNVSLPADIGAPVKEYFSETGFGGGHENLVLAVLDGKFDAGTTFGSGVGKWEEGYTGGNLHQMVNKGNLDMDDIVEIWRSPLIPNGPLMVNNAVPADMKAKVKAFFLDLPKKDLACFQAYTQGQNKDYIEVNKAFYQTIIDARKSVIGG; translated from the coding sequence ATGTTGAAGAAAGCCCTTCTTGCTGCCGTGGCGCTGAGCGTCATCGCAGGGTCCGCAATGGCCCAGGACGTCAAGGTCCTGCGCATCGGTCTCGACGGTTCGGAAAACGAAGCCGACCAGATTCGCAACACGCAGTGCGTCGCGGATGGCCTCAAGGCCGCGACCGGTGTTCCGGAAGTCCAGATCTTCCCGTCGCCCGACTATAACGGCGTCATCCAGGGCCTGCTCGGCGGCACGATCGACATCGCCTCGATGGGTGCATCCTCCTACGCCGCTATCGAGCTGCAGAAGCCCGACGCGGTCGATCCGATCCTCACCTATACCGGTTCGGACGGCTCCAGCGGCTATTACTCGATCATGGTTGCCCGCAAGGATTCCGGCATTAAGACGCTCGCCGACCTGAAGGGCAAGAAGCTCGGCTTCGCCGATCCGGATTCGACCTCGGGCTATCTGGTTCCGAACGTCTCGCTCCCGGCTGATATCGGCGCTCCGGTCAAGGAATATTTCTCCGAAACCGGCTTCGGCGGCGGCCATGAAAACCTCGTTCTCGCTGTTCTCGACGGCAAGTTCGATGCCGGCACGACCTTCGGTTCGGGCGTTGGCAAGTGGGAAGAGGGCTATACCGGCGGCAACCTCCATCAGATGGTCAACAAGGGCAATCTGGACATGGACGATATCGTCGAAATCTGGCGCTCGCCGCTGATCCCGAACGGCCCGCTGATGGTCAACAACGCCGTTCCGGCCGACATGAAGGCCAAGGTCAAGGCCTTTTTCCTGGACCTGCCGAAGAAGGACCTCGCTTGCTTCCAGGCCTACACGCAGGGCCAGAACAAGGACTATATCGAAGTCAACAAGGCCTTCTACCAGACGATCATCGACGCCCGTAAGTCGGTCATCGGCGGCTGA
- a CDS encoding cytochrome P450: MFSRLRPSTDIIETLRKNSFEPAHSDYYRGKPGRPINLILKARHDFLSVWRKADYTDRVSVTKIFGRQIVVVNSPDAIRYVVAKRHDNFERKTPQMRRALEFLLGDGLFISDGETWKQRRPLVADIVHKNRVPAFGKIMENTTSELVQRWESLPDGAPVNALFEMAGLTAEIISRAVFGNDLGEEGAKAVSEGFESYQSLIDSVNIGYFLGLDEGLPVLRTPKLRRSVSRIHQIIDKVVEDHLAGRGDDNSMVELLVRRQKRNPELKLDVVALRNEAATIFMAGHETTAATLTWAWYLMSRAQWAEKSLHEEIARVCGNRTPTLDDIPQLDWCRAIIEETLRLYPPVPILARQAKEADRIGDIDVKPASLILIVPWLLHRTEAFFKDAHLFKPERFMNGNKAIPYSYIPFASGPRVCPGLQFGLQEAILCLAILAQRFRVRVADNTKVEPQCRLTLRPRGGLPVTLHRR, translated from the coding sequence ATGTTCTCCCGTTTACGGCCATCGACCGATATCATTGAAACGCTCCGGAAGAATTCGTTCGAGCCCGCCCATTCCGACTATTACCGGGGCAAGCCCGGCCGCCCGATCAATCTCATCCTCAAGGCGCGCCATGACTTTCTCTCGGTCTGGCGCAAAGCCGATTACACCGATCGGGTCAGCGTCACGAAAATTTTCGGACGGCAGATCGTCGTGGTCAATTCCCCGGACGCGATCCGCTATGTGGTGGCCAAGCGCCACGACAATTTCGAGCGCAAGACGCCGCAGATGCGGCGCGCGCTGGAATTTTTGCTGGGCGACGGGCTGTTTATTTCCGACGGTGAAACCTGGAAACAGCGGCGGCCGCTGGTCGCCGACATCGTTCACAAAAACCGCGTGCCGGCTTTCGGCAAGATCATGGAAAACACCACGAGCGAACTGGTGCAGCGCTGGGAATCGCTTCCCGACGGCGCGCCTGTCAACGCGCTGTTCGAAATGGCCGGGCTGACGGCGGAGATCATTTCCCGCGCCGTCTTCGGCAACGATCTCGGCGAGGAGGGCGCCAAGGCCGTCAGCGAGGGGTTCGAGAGCTATCAGTCGCTGATCGATTCGGTGAATATCGGCTATTTCCTTGGGCTCGACGAGGGCCTGCCCGTGCTGCGCACACCGAAGCTGCGCCGGTCCGTCTCGCGCATCCACCAGATCATCGACAAGGTGGTCGAAGACCATCTGGCCGGGCGCGGCGACGACAATTCGATGGTGGAGCTTCTGGTGCGCCGCCAGAAGCGCAATCCGGAACTGAAGCTCGACGTGGTGGCGCTGCGCAACGAAGCCGCAACAATCTTCATGGCTGGCCACGAGACGACAGCCGCCACGCTCACCTGGGCTTGGTATCTGATGTCACGGGCACAATGGGCCGAAAAATCGCTGCATGAGGAAATCGCCCGCGTCTGCGGTAACCGCACCCCGACGCTCGACGATATCCCGCAGCTGGACTGGTGCCGTGCCATCATCGAGGAAACGCTGCGCCTCTATCCGCCGGTGCCGATCCTCGCCCGTCAGGCAAAAGAAGCCGACCGGATCGGCGATATCGACGTCAAGCCCGCATCGCTGATCCTGATCGTGCCGTGGCTTTTGCACCGCACCGAAGCCTTCTTCAAGGACGCCCATCTTTTCAAGCCCGAGCGCTTCATGAACGGCAACAAGGCGATACCCTACAGTTATATTCCCTTTGCCAGCGGACCGCGCGTCTGCCCCGGATTACAATTCGGATTGCAGGAAGCGATCCTGTGCCTGGCCATCCTTGCCCAGCGCTTCAGGGTGCGGGTCGCGGACAACACCAAGGTTGAGCCGCAATGCCGGCTGACACTGCGACCACGCGGCGGTCTGCCCGTAACCTTGCACCGGCGGTAA
- a CDS encoding DUF1045 domain-containing protein, with product MRYAFYFTPPADDPLTDAAARWLGRDAFTGKALAPDGQTLDGQRPDGWESLVAEPARYGFHATLKAPFHLAGGRTETDLLSALDVFAAGTPAFTIPRLKIGRLGSFFALVPDGDADALDRFAADVVRAFEPFRAPLSAADIARRKPETLPEPERTYLHDWGYPYVLDAFRFHMTLTGPVPAERQDEVAAHLETRFSSLIGGPLPVRGLALCIEPERGAPFRVLTLAALSAAHRKMA from the coding sequence ATGCGTTACGCCTTCTATTTCACCCCTCCCGCAGACGACCCGCTGACGGACGCTGCGGCGCGCTGGCTGGGCCGGGATGCCTTTACCGGCAAGGCGCTGGCGCCGGACGGCCAGACACTGGACGGCCAAAGACCGGATGGGTGGGAGAGCCTCGTTGCCGAACCGGCGCGCTACGGGTTTCATGCGACACTGAAGGCGCCGTTTCATCTTGCCGGCGGCCGCACGGAAACGGACCTTCTCAGCGCGCTCGACGTTTTTGCCGCCGGAACGCCGGCCTTCACCATTCCGCGTCTGAAGATCGGCCGGCTTGGATCGTTTTTCGCTCTCGTTCCCGATGGGGATGCTGATGCGCTCGATCGCTTCGCGGCCGATGTCGTCCGCGCCTTCGAGCCGTTCCGCGCGCCGCTTTCGGCTGCGGATATCGCCCGGCGCAAACCCGAAACGCTGCCCGAACCGGAACGGACCTATCTCCACGATTGGGGATATCCATACGTCCTCGATGCCTTCCGCTTCCACATGACGTTGACCGGGCCCGTGCCGGCCGAGCGGCAGGACGAGGTCGCCGCCCATCTGGAAACACGTTTTTCATCGCTGATCGGCGGCCCGCTACCGGTGCGTGGCCTTGCACTGTGCATCGAGCCCGAGCGCGGCGCGCCGTTCAGAGTTCTCACCCTTGCGGCGCTCAGTGCCGCCCACCGAAAGATGGCCTGA
- the phnE gene encoding phosphonate ABC transporter, permease protein PhnE: MSSVPSINPSERARLLAAYPQAFHRSFMQRYGLALIAGGILVYLVACFFAFQIGPAFANGRWDRASLYLQDWYSWRAQPRLRFEDGGTVRPQWSSRGQYPAGANIDWLQPAANGGYTVTYGSRDDRLEITPSKVDVYLGGTVYPVTITADAVTAPADAPAAIQQDGTKVIVSYGFEGQAEIRTGQVFVQRRFLGWSNFFFDTKSQFWGRSWGDLAYLATFGDRLDPARSNLSHMRDDFLGNGVWQHADILSKLMQTLVMAFVGTLLGTIFAFPLAFIAARNITRNRAANWGMKRTFDFLRSIDMLIWALFFTRSFGPGPIPGIAAIFFTDAGALGKVYAEALENVDDKQREGVKSVGASPIAVNRFGVVPQVLPVFISQSLYFWESNTRSATVIGAVGAGGIGLKLLEAMGTNADWDKVAYMVLLILIVVFLFDNLSTFLRQRLIGERAH; this comes from the coding sequence ATGTCCTCGGTTCCGTCGATCAATCCGTCCGAGCGCGCGCGCCTGCTCGCCGCCTATCCGCAGGCCTTCCACCGCAGCTTCATGCAGCGCTACGGTCTGGCGCTCATCGCCGGCGGTATCCTTGTCTATCTCGTCGCCTGCTTCTTTGCCTTTCAGATCGGTCCGGCCTTTGCCAATGGCCGCTGGGATCGCGCCTCGCTATACCTTCAGGACTGGTATTCCTGGCGTGCCCAGCCGCGCTTGCGTTTCGAGGACGGCGGCACGGTGCGCCCGCAATGGTCGAGCCGCGGCCAATACCCGGCCGGCGCCAATATCGACTGGCTGCAGCCTGCAGCTAACGGCGGCTACACCGTGACCTACGGCAGCCGCGACGACCGCCTTGAGATCACGCCTTCGAAGGTCGATGTCTATCTTGGCGGCACGGTCTATCCTGTCACCATCACCGCAGATGCCGTTACCGCGCCAGCCGATGCACCGGCCGCCATCCAGCAAGACGGGACAAAAGTCATCGTCAGCTACGGCTTCGAGGGCCAAGCGGAAATCCGCACCGGCCAGGTGTTTGTTCAGCGCCGTTTCCTCGGCTGGTCCAACTTCTTCTTCGACACAAAATCACAATTCTGGGGCAGGAGCTGGGGTGACCTTGCTTATCTCGCGACCTTCGGCGATCGCCTCGATCCGGCCCGGTCCAACCTGTCCCACATGCGTGACGATTTTCTGGGCAACGGCGTCTGGCAGCATGCGGATATCCTGTCCAAACTGATGCAGACGCTGGTCATGGCCTTTGTGGGCACGCTGCTCGGTACCATCTTCGCTTTTCCGCTGGCCTTCATCGCGGCGCGCAACATCACACGCAACCGTGCTGCCAACTGGGGCATGAAGCGGACATTCGATTTCCTGCGTTCGATCGACATGCTGATCTGGGCGCTGTTTTTTACCCGGTCCTTCGGCCCCGGCCCGATCCCCGGCATCGCCGCCATTTTCTTCACCGATGCCGGAGCGCTCGGCAAGGTCTATGCGGAGGCCTTGGAGAACGTTGATGACAAGCAGCGTGAAGGGGTGAAATCCGTTGGCGCGAGCCCAATCGCGGTCAATCGCTTTGGCGTCGTACCGCAGGTCCTGCCAGTGTTCATTTCGCAGTCGCTCTATTTCTGGGAATCCAACACCCGTTCGGCCACTGTCATCGGTGCCGTCGGCGCCGGCGGCATCGGGTTGAAGCTGTTGGAGGCCATGGGCACCAATGCGGATTGGGACAAGGTTGCCTATATGGTGCTGTTGATCCTCATCGTGGTCTTCCTGTTCGACAATCTCTCGACCTTCCTTCGTCAGCGGCTGATCGGAGAAAGGGCGCATTGA
- a CDS encoding alpha-D-ribose 1-methylphosphonate 5-triphosphate diphosphatase has protein sequence MTVETVLSNARIVLENQILNGSVLIRDGKIADISEGTSRTGEDFEGDYLIPGLVELHTDHLEAHYSPRPGVRWLKMAAIQAHDAQIVTSGITTVFDCLRMGSDEDGGFEQGEMRDMANALAQAARENRLRADHRIHLRCEVSTDNVLDHFVEFENDPQVGLVSLMDHAPGQRQFQTMEQYTLYYKTKRGLSDEAFALFCDRQQALSAKYAGPHRTQIAKACAERGIAIASHDDATLAHVEESVGFGIRLAEFPTSFEAAEASHAAGLSVLMGAPNIVRGKSHSGNIAAKDLAERGVLDVLSSDYVPFSLIHAPFVLSDELDSVSLPQALAMVTATPARTVGLDDRGRIATGLRADIVRVQRLEGIPVVRSVWREGKRVA, from the coding sequence ATGACCGTAGAAACCGTTCTCTCCAACGCCCGCATCGTCCTTGAGAACCAGATTCTCAACGGTTCGGTCCTGATCCGCGACGGCAAGATCGCCGATATCTCGGAAGGTACCAGCCGCACCGGCGAGGATTTCGAAGGCGATTACCTGATCCCCGGCCTGGTCGAATTGCATACCGACCATCTGGAAGCGCATTACTCGCCGCGCCCCGGCGTCCGCTGGCTGAAAATGGCGGCGATCCAGGCGCATGATGCGCAGATCGTCACCTCCGGTATCACCACCGTCTTTGATTGCCTGCGCATGGGATCGGACGAGGATGGCGGCTTCGAGCAGGGCGAGATGCGCGACATGGCAAACGCCTTGGCGCAGGCCGCCAGGGAAAACCGGCTGCGCGCCGATCATCGCATCCATCTGCGCTGCGAAGTCTCGACCGACAACGTGCTTGATCATTTCGTGGAATTTGAAAACGATCCGCAGGTCGGTCTCGTTTCGCTGATGGACCATGCGCCGGGCCAGCGTCAGTTCCAGACGATGGAGCAGTATACGCTCTACTACAAGACCAAGCGTGGTCTCTCCGACGAGGCTTTCGCACTGTTCTGCGACCGCCAGCAGGCTTTGTCGGCCAAATATGCCGGTCCGCATCGCACCCAGATCGCCAAGGCCTGTGCCGAGCGCGGCATCGCCATTGCGAGCCACGACGACGCGACCCTGGCGCATGTCGAGGAATCCGTTGGTTTCGGCATCCGCCTTGCGGAATTCCCCACCAGCTTCGAAGCGGCCGAAGCCTCGCATGCGGCAGGACTGAGCGTGCTCATGGGTGCACCGAACATCGTGCGCGGCAAGTCGCATTCCGGCAATATCGCCGCAAAGGACCTTGCAGAGCGCGGCGTCCTTGATGTGCTGTCATCCGATTATGTGCCTTTCAGCCTGATCCACGCGCCGTTCGTGTTGTCCGACGAACTGGACAGCGTCAGCCTGCCGCAGGCGCTCGCCATGGTCACGGCGACGCCTGCCCGCACCGTCGGGCTTGACGACCGGGGCCGTATTGCCACTGGCCTGCGTGCCGATATCGTGCGGGTCCAGCGGTTGGAAGGCATTCCGGTCGTCCGTTCGGTCTGGCGCGAAGGCAAGCGGGTCGCCTGA
- a CDS encoding lysophospholipid acyltransferase family protein, protein MTPLQNAFDLAMFYAMKLLPADVCSALGAKLGSFSFPRWHKGAIRKTRSNLARLLPGLNEAERDALMVRNWQNQGRLMTEFSVVNRMAADRSRVTVHGAENLVDASRQGPLILMGVHTGNWELIWPIVRRLGLDAALNYAPPNSPARHWIAKRVRRQAGISLLPPGKSAVRPALQRLKEGGTVIIFCDEGLRGKIRGPFLGRKPHADGNLALVARLARLTGAQICPVYTLREDGAQFAFHAHPPITLPPENKPGERLLDDVLMLNGVIEPVIRAHLDQWYFLDNAL, encoded by the coding sequence GTGACACCTCTGCAGAATGCCTTTGATCTCGCGATGTTTTACGCGATGAAACTGCTGCCGGCCGATGTCTGCTCGGCACTTGGCGCGAAACTCGGTAGCTTTTCCTTTCCCCGCTGGCACAAGGGCGCCATCCGCAAGACCCGCAGCAATCTGGCGCGCCTGCTTCCGGGCCTGAACGAGGCGGAACGCGATGCCCTGATGGTACGCAATTGGCAAAATCAGGGCCGGCTGATGACGGAGTTTTCCGTGGTCAACCGGATGGCGGCGGACCGAAGCCGCGTGACCGTGCATGGCGCTGAAAATCTTGTCGATGCCTCAAGGCAGGGGCCATTGATCCTGATGGGCGTGCACACCGGCAACTGGGAGCTCATCTGGCCGATCGTGCGCAGGCTGGGGCTTGACGCAGCCCTCAACTACGCGCCGCCGAACAGCCCGGCGCGGCACTGGATTGCCAAACGCGTGCGGCGGCAGGCCGGCATTTCGCTGCTACCACCGGGCAAAAGCGCCGTCCGTCCGGCCCTGCAGCGCCTGAAGGAAGGCGGCACCGTCATCATCTTCTGCGACGAGGGATTGCGCGGAAAAATCCGTGGGCCGTTTCTGGGGCGCAAACCGCATGCCGATGGCAACCTGGCGCTGGTTGCAAGGCTTGCCCGCCTGACCGGCGCGCAGATCTGCCCGGTCTATACACTGCGCGAAGATGGAGCGCAGTTCGCCTTTCATGCACATCCACCGATCACCCTCCCCCCGGAAAACAAACCCGGCGAGCGCCTGCTCGACGACGTCCTCATGCTCAACGGCGTCATCGAGCCGGTCATCCGCGCCCATCTCGACCAATGGTACTTTCTCGACAACGCGCTCTGA